TTCTTCATAATCAATGACCGCACATTTCTCCCCATAAACTGTCACTGCACGATCCAAAAACTGTAATAGATTCATAGGAACATACATCTACATCACTCCAAAGTTATAATATTCTTACTATTAGACTCGATTATATCATAAAACTTTGTATAATTGTCAGACTTTCTATATAATCCCATAATTTAAATAAAATGTTAACTAGATGAAACCAAGGCGTAATTGACTATGGAAAAACGAGTGAATTTCGCAGGGTGTTGATGTCGAATTCACTCGTTATTGCGTTTATTTATTTTTGCAAGGATATTTGTGCAACACCTGTTTGGATGGCTGCCTCGCTCACAGCTTTTGAAACAGCTTCTACAACTCTTGAATCAAAAGGATTAGGAATCACATAGTCTTCATGTAGCTCAGCAGGCTCTATTAAAGATGCAATCGCTCTCGTTGCGGCTAATTTCATCTCGTCATTAATATCGATTGCTCGGACATTTAATGCGCCTCTAAAAATTCCCGGGAAAGCTAATACATTATTTACTTGGTTCGCAAAATCCGAACGTCCTGTTGCGATGACTCTAACGCCGAACTCTTTCGCAGTGTCTGGAAGGATTTCTGGCATTGGATTAGCAAGTGCAAAAACAATCGGTTCATCCTTCATTTGATCAATTAATTCTTTTGTTAAAACATTAGCAACAGAAACCCCGATGAACACATCTGCATCTTTTAAAGCATTTTTTAAATCGCCTGTTTCATTTGAGCGATTTGTAATTTCAGCAATAAATTCTTTTTGTTCATTCATACCATGTGGGCGTTCTTTATAGATTATGCCTTTTGAATCGCACATAATGATATTCGTTACGCCAAGTGATAGGAGCAATTTAGTAATTGCAATCCCAGCAGCTCCTGCACCATTGACAACAACTTTGATATTTTCAATTTCTTTATTGACCAATTTCAATGAATTCATAAGTCCTGCTGAAACAACGATAGCTGTTCCGTGTTGATCATCATGAAACACCGGAATTGAACATTCTTCTCTTAAACGCTCTTCAATTTCGAAACAACGAGGTGCTGATATATCTTCCAAATTAATGCCTCCAAATGTAGGGCTTAGAACTTTGACAGTTCGAATAATTTCTTCCGTATCGGTCGTATCTAAGCAAATTGGAAACGCATCAATATCTGCAAATTTCTTAAGGAGTAATGCTTTCCCCTCCATAACAGGTAAAGCAGCTTCGGGACCAATGTCACCGAGACCTAAGACAGCTGTTCCGTCCGTTACGATGCCAACAAGATTGCCTTTCATCGTATAGTCATACACATTTTTCGGTTCATTATGAATTTCGACACATGGATCAGCGACGCCAGGTGAATACGCTAAACTTAGGTCGACTTGATTTTCAAGGGGTACTTTTGATTGAATCTCCATTTTCCCTTGATGCTTTCGATGTAATTCAAGAGCAGTGACATTTTCCATAATTAAGTCCTCTTTTCGATTGATTTTCTATATCCAGAATTGGAATTCAACTCATTTTTTTTACTGTTGTAAATAGTGTAGGCGTTCCGGTAAATAGTTAAACGGATGGTACGTTAAATGAGTGTTTAGATTTATAATTTTTAACACATTTGAAGGATAAAATCAACCCTAAGAGATTCCAAGTTTTTTAAATTGAACGACAAACAGCTACTTAAAAACTACCTCTATAGAAGGAATTAAATAAGCCGATTATTGGGGTAGCATTTATATTTTTTAAAATATTAAAATCCAAGCGTTTTGCGAATATGTGTTGAATAAGATTGACTGACAGGTAATACGGTGCCGTTTTTTAGGGTAATCAACATATTTGATGAAAAATCACGCGAAATTTCTAAAATATGTTGAATATTTACGATGTAAGAACGATGGATGCGTAGAAAGAAATTCGGCAATTGTTCAACTAAATCTTTTAATGTATAGATAGATTGATAAGCTACATCATTTTTATAAAACCATGTTTTCTTTTGTAAGCTTTCAATATGTGATATTTTGTCAACTGCAATTGGGCACCAACAGTCTTCATTTCTGCCAGTTAAAAAAGTCATTGGTTCTTTATAAAGTGAATGATAATCCGGAGGCAAAATCACAAGGACGACTCCTTCTTTATCATCTACTATCGCTGGATAACCAATCCCGTAATAAGAAGAGCAGTTTTCATCACCTTGCATATACTTTTCAACTTTAAGTTTCTTTTTCACTACATCATGAACAATATTGTTAGCTTCAACTGATTGACCAACTACAATTCGGATGTCATGCATGCCAGGAGCATAATACAAATAGCGTCCATTGGCTATAACTGCAACCGAGGCTTCTTTTGGTAACCATTCTTTTAAAATACTTACATATTGTACAGCCGCTTCAATTCCCATTCCACTTTTCCCCCTTGTGTTAATTTCTACAATCTTATTCATCCTACTATAAGCTGCTTTGTCACGGAATAGTCTGTTCTATCTAAATAGTATGACAGAAATAAGATTCTGTTATAGATTAGTATACAAGAATTAAATCTGTTGTAAAACAGTTTAATCAAAACTTTTTAACTATTGGGAGGATGAGTAGGATGACAACAAGGGAAGAACAAGCAAAACAATTAGAAGAAATGTGGGCAACTGACCCAAGATGGAAAGGAATCAAACGTAATTACAGCGGGGAGGATGTTGTAAAATTAAGAGGTTCTCTTCAGATTGAATATACGCTAGCGCAAAAAGGTGCAGCTCGTTTATTTAAATCAATTCATGAGGAAGACTTCGTCAATGCACTTGGTGCACTAACTGGAAACCAAGCTGTTCAACAAGTAAAAGCAGGTTTACAAGCAATTTACTTAAGTGGTTGGCAAGTAGCAGCAGATGCGAACTTAGCTGGTCAAATGTATCCGGACCAAAGTTTATATCCAGCAAACAGTGTTCCAAAAGTTGTACAGCGAATCAACCAAGCACTTCAGCGAGCAGACCAGATCGACCACGCAGAAGGCAGAGGAGATGGGTTCGATTGGTTTGCACCGATTGTCGCGGATATGGAAGCTGGATTTGGTGGTCCACTAAACGTTTTCGAATTAATGAAGGGCATGATTGAAGCAGGTGCAGCTGGAGTTCACTTAGAAGACCAATTAGCTTCAGAAAAGAAATGTGGTCACTTAGGAGGAAAAGTATTACTTCCAACGCAAAACGCGATTCGTAATCTAACAGCGGCACGCTTAGCTGCAGATGTTCTTGGTGTTCCAACCATTATTATCGCACGTACGGATGCAGATGCTGCAGATATGGTTACGAGCGATATTGATCCAGTTGACCAGGAGTTTATCACAGGGGAGAGAACGCCAGAAGGTTTCTTCCGTACACGTGCAGGTATTGACCAAGCGATTTCAAGAGGTCTTGCATATGCACCATACGCAGATTTAATTTGGTGTGAAACGTCTACACCAAATCTAGAAGAAGCAAAACAATTCGCAGACGCAATTCATGCTGAATACCCTGATAAATTGCTTGCTTACAACTGTTCACCATCATTTAATTGGAAAGCTGCTTTATCTGATGAAGAAATTGCAAATTATCAACGGGAACTTGGAAAA
This window of the Sporosarcina ureilytica genome carries:
- a CDS encoding NAD(P)-dependent malic enzyme — protein: MENVTALELHRKHQGKMEIQSKVPLENQVDLSLAYSPGVADPCVEIHNEPKNVYDYTMKGNLVGIVTDGTAVLGLGDIGPEAALPVMEGKALLLKKFADIDAFPICLDTTDTEEIIRTVKVLSPTFGGINLEDISAPRCFEIEERLREECSIPVFHDDQHGTAIVVSAGLMNSLKLVNKEIENIKVVVNGAGAAGIAITKLLLSLGVTNIIMCDSKGIIYKERPHGMNEQKEFIAEITNRSNETGDLKNALKDADVFIGVSVANVLTKELIDQMKDEPIVFALANPMPEILPDTAKEFGVRVIATGRSDFANQVNNVLAFPGIFRGALNVRAIDINDEMKLAATRAIASLIEPAELHEDYVIPNPFDSRVVEAVSKAVSEAAIQTGVAQISLQK
- a CDS encoding LytTR family DNA-binding domain-containing protein, whose protein sequence is MGIEAAVQYVSILKEWLPKEASVAVIANGRYLYYAPGMHDIRIVVGQSVEANNIVHDVVKKKLKVEKYMQGDENCSSYYGIGYPAIVDDKEGVVLVILPPDYHSLYKEPMTFLTGRNEDCWCPIAVDKISHIESLQKKTWFYKNDVAYQSIYTLKDLVEQLPNFFLRIHRSYIVNIQHILEISRDFSSNMLITLKNGTVLPVSQSYSTHIRKTLGF
- the aceA gene encoding isocitrate lyase, whose translation is MTTREEQAKQLEEMWATDPRWKGIKRNYSGEDVVKLRGSLQIEYTLAQKGAARLFKSIHEEDFVNALGALTGNQAVQQVKAGLQAIYLSGWQVAADANLAGQMYPDQSLYPANSVPKVVQRINQALQRADQIDHAEGRGDGFDWFAPIVADMEAGFGGPLNVFELMKGMIEAGAAGVHLEDQLASEKKCGHLGGKVLLPTQNAIRNLTAARLAADVLGVPTIIIARTDADAADMVTSDIDPVDQEFITGERTPEGFFRTRAGIDQAISRGLAYAPYADLIWCETSTPNLEEAKQFADAIHAEYPDKLLAYNCSPSFNWKAALSDEEIANYQRELGKLGYKFQFVTLAGFHSLNHSMFELAHEYKDNGMAAYSKLQQAEFASEPKGYTATRHQREVGTGYFDDVTQVISGGTSSTTAMTGSTEEAQFV